The Methylotenera sp. G11 genome includes a window with the following:
- the dksA gene encoding RNA polymerase-binding protein DksA, whose translation MADVISKHFTPYQPKPDEEYMSKEQLDHFRKILNDWKGELSEEIDRTVHTMQDEVTMFADPNDRASQESDMTLELRNRDRERKLIKKIDETLRNIDHDEYGYCEGCGVEIGLKRLEARPTATLCIDCKTLDELRERQVAK comes from the coding sequence ATGGCAGATGTAATCAGTAAGCACTTCACGCCTTATCAGCCGAAACCTGATGAAGAATATATGAGCAAAGAGCAGCTCGATCATTTCCGCAAGATTCTGAATGACTGGAAAGGTGAGCTCAGCGAAGAGATTGACCGCACGGTGCATACCATGCAGGATGAGGTCACAATGTTTGCAGACCCTAACGACAGGGCCAGCCAGGAATCCGACATGACACTGGAACTGCGCAACCGTGACCGTGAGCGCAAATTGATCAAGAAAATCGACGAAACCCTGCGCAACATCGATCATGATGAATATGGCTATTGCGAAGGCTGCGGCGTAGAAATCGGTTTAAAACGCCTGGAAGCCCGCCCGACGGCAACCCTGTGCATTGACTGTAAAACACTGGATGAATTGAGAGAACGCCAGGTAGCCAAATAG
- the folD gene encoding bifunctional methylenetetrahydrofolate dehydrogenase/methenyltetrahydrofolate cyclohydrolase FolD, protein MTAQIINGKTIAENLLNSIKDRIDARLQTGKRAPGLAVILLGGDPASSIYVRNKRLACDKVGIRSIAYDLPAATTEAELLTLIEQLNHDASIDGILVQAPLPAHIKDEHIIEAISPNKDVDGFHPYNIGRLAVRQPTLRSCTPFGVIKMLQATNVELMGMDAVVVGVSNHVGRPMGLELLLAGCTVTSCHRHTKNLGQIIARADLVIAAAGKPGLIKGEWIKPGAIVIDIGINRLADGTLSGDVDFASAKERAGWITPVPGGVGPMTVATLMENTLLSLELSEKV, encoded by the coding sequence ATGACTGCTCAAATTATCAATGGCAAAACGATTGCCGAAAATTTATTAAATTCCATCAAAGATCGCATTGATGCTCGCCTGCAAACAGGCAAACGTGCGCCTGGGCTAGCTGTGATCCTTCTTGGCGGCGACCCCGCTTCTTCAATCTATGTGCGCAACAAACGCCTGGCGTGCGATAAAGTCGGTATCCGTTCCATTGCCTATGATTTACCTGCGGCAACGACAGAAGCAGAATTGCTCACATTGATCGAGCAGCTCAATCATGATGCGTCAATCGATGGCATTCTGGTGCAGGCACCGCTGCCTGCACACATCAAGGATGAACATATTATTGAAGCCATCAGCCCGAATAAGGATGTGGATGGCTTTCATCCTTACAATATCGGCAGGCTGGCCGTGCGCCAGCCTACGCTGCGCTCATGCACACCGTTTGGCGTCATCAAGATGCTGCAGGCGACCAATGTTGAGCTGATGGGCATGGATGCAGTCGTTGTTGGCGTATCCAACCATGTAGGCCGACCTATGGGTCTTGAATTACTGCTGGCTGGCTGCACCGTCACCAGCTGCCATCGCCACACCAAAAATTTAGGCCAGATTATTGCCCGCGCAGACCTGGTGATTGCAGCGGCAGGCAAACCAGGGTTAATTAAAGGCGAATGGATCAAGCCGGGCGCGATTGTGATTGATATTGGCATCAACCGCCTGGCGGACGGCACACTTTCCGGCGATGTGGATTTTGCCAGCGCAAAAGAACGTGCCGGCTGGATCACCCCCGTGCCAGGTGGCGTGGGCCCTATGACTGTCGCCACACTGATGGAAAATACCTTGCTGTCATTGGAATTAAGTGAGAAAGTATAA